A single region of the Mannheimia bovis genome encodes:
- the yqfB gene encoding N(4)-acetylcytidine aminohydrolase, with product MNREKITFFSRFEADIVSGKKTITIRDKSESYFLPNQELAVFTNETDRFFANIKVLSVTPIQYDELNEQHAQQENMSLAELKKVIREIYPNDDSFFVIHFKLI from the coding sequence ATGAATAGAGAAAAAATAACCTTTTTTAGCCGATTTGAAGCGGATATTGTAAGTGGTAAAAAAACCATTACCATTCGGGATAAATCAGAATCTTACTTTCTCCCTAACCAAGAATTAGCTGTTTTTACCAACGAAACAGATCGATTTTTTGCTAACATTAAGGTACTTTCGGTCACACCTATTCAATATGATGAGCTCAATGAACAACACGCTCAACAAGAGAATATGAGCTTAGCAGAATTGAAAAAAGTTATTCGAGAGATCTATCCAAATGATGATTCCTTTTTTGTGATTCATTTTAAACTGATTTAA
- the kdsA gene encoding 3-deoxy-8-phosphooctulonate synthase: protein MTDKIVKVGNIEVSNNKPFTLFGGMNVLESRDMAMRVCEQYVEVTKKLNVPYVFKASFDKANRSSIHSYRGPGMEEGLKIFQELKQTFGVNIITDVHEIYQCKPVAEVVDVIQLPAFLARQTDLVEAMARTGAVINVKKPQFLSPGQMGNIVEKIAECGNENVILCDRGTNFGYDNLVVDMLGFGIMKKVSKGCPVIFDVTHSLQCRDPFGAASGGRRSQVTELARSGMAVGLAGLFLEAHPDPNSAKCDGPSALPLSKLEAFVSQMKAIDDLVKSFAEIDTSN, encoded by the coding sequence ATGACAGATAAAATCGTAAAAGTTGGTAACATTGAAGTATCGAACAATAAGCCATTTACCCTATTTGGTGGTATGAACGTGCTGGAAAGCCGTGATATGGCAATGAGAGTGTGTGAGCAATATGTTGAGGTAACAAAAAAACTCAACGTACCCTATGTATTCAAAGCCTCGTTTGATAAAGCGAACCGTTCTTCGATCCACTCTTACCGTGGACCGGGTATGGAAGAGGGATTAAAAATTTTCCAAGAACTGAAACAGACTTTTGGGGTAAATATCATCACCGATGTTCACGAAATTTATCAGTGCAAGCCAGTGGCGGAAGTAGTAGATGTGATCCAGCTCCCTGCGTTTTTGGCTCGTCAAACCGATTTAGTGGAAGCAATGGCTCGTACCGGTGCGGTAATTAACGTGAAAAAACCGCAATTTCTAAGCCCGGGACAAATGGGGAATATTGTAGAAAAAATTGCTGAATGTGGTAATGAAAACGTCATTCTTTGCGATCGTGGTACGAACTTTGGCTATGACAATCTAGTTGTGGATATGCTTGGTTTCGGTATTATGAAAAAAGTATCAAAAGGTTGCCCTGTAATTTTTGATGTAACTCACTCACTACAATGCCGTGATCCGTTCGGTGCAGCTTCAGGTGGTCGCCGCTCACAGGTAACCGAGCTTGCTCGTTCGGGTATGGCAGTTGGTTTAGCGGGATTATTCTTAGAGGCTCATCCCGATCCAAACTCCGCAAAATGTGATGGTCCATCTGCGTTACCGCTTTCGAAATTAGAAGCCTTTGTGTCGCAAATGAAAGCGATTGATGATTTAGTGAAATCATTTGCGGAAATTGATACATCAAATTAA
- the recA gene encoding recombinase RecA: MAEKKSQKNSPVKQVDPEQKEKALAAALAQIEKQFGKGSIMKLGDTQALDIEAVSTGSLGLDSALGIGGLPMGRIVEIYGPESSGKTTLTLSVVAQAQKTGKTCAFIDAEHALDPVYARKLGVDTDELLISQPDNGEQALEICDALVRSGAVDVIIVDSVAALTPKAEIEGDMGDSHMGLQARLMSQALRKLTANIKATNCLVIFINQIRMKIGVMFGNPETTTGGNALKFYASVRLDIRRSGVVKDGDEVIGSETKVKVVKNKVAPPFREVQFDIMYGEGIARMNELLILAESHGFINKAGAWFSYEGEKIGQGKNNAIKWLKEHPEVADKIEQDIRNLLIANPSFASTPDSENSDDGSEEFNEEEL; this comes from the coding sequence ATGGCAGAGAAGAAAAGTCAAAAGAATAGCCCGGTAAAACAAGTCGATCCGGAACAAAAAGAGAAAGCACTTGCTGCGGCATTGGCTCAAATTGAGAAACAGTTCGGTAAAGGCTCAATTATGAAGTTAGGCGATACACAAGCATTAGATATTGAAGCTGTTTCAACGGGATCTTTAGGGCTAGATTCTGCATTAGGTATTGGTGGTTTACCAATGGGGCGTATTGTTGAAATTTATGGTCCGGAATCTTCAGGTAAAACAACTTTGACCTTATCTGTTGTAGCTCAGGCACAAAAAACAGGCAAAACCTGTGCTTTTATTGATGCAGAACACGCACTTGACCCTGTTTATGCCCGTAAATTAGGGGTAGATACAGACGAATTATTAATTTCACAACCGGATAATGGCGAGCAAGCATTAGAAATTTGTGATGCATTGGTACGTTCCGGTGCGGTGGATGTAATTATTGTAGACTCTGTAGCCGCACTTACACCAAAAGCTGAAATTGAAGGTGATATGGGCGATTCCCATATGGGTTTACAAGCACGTTTAATGTCGCAAGCATTACGTAAATTAACCGCTAACATCAAAGCAACCAACTGCTTGGTTATTTTCATTAACCAAATCCGTATGAAGATTGGTGTAATGTTTGGTAACCCGGAAACTACAACAGGTGGTAATGCGTTAAAATTCTACGCCTCTGTGCGTTTAGATATCCGCCGTTCAGGGGTAGTAAAAGATGGCGATGAAGTTATCGGTAGCGAAACGAAAGTAAAAGTGGTAAAAAACAAAGTTGCTCCGCCATTCCGTGAAGTTCAATTCGATATTATGTATGGCGAAGGAATTGCTCGTATGAATGAATTGCTAATTCTTGCAGAGTCTCACGGTTTCATTAATAAGGCAGGAGCTTGGTTCTCTTACGAAGGGGAGAAAATCGGTCAGGGTAAAAACAATGCAATTAAATGGTTAAAAGAACACCCTGAAGTAGCAGATAAAATTGAGCAAGATATTAGAAACTTACTTATTGCAAATCCAAGTTTTGCTTCTACGCCTGATTCTGAAAATTCAGATGACGGTAGTGAAGAATTTAACGAAGAAGAGCTATAA
- the rmuC gene encoding DNA recombination protein RmuC, whose product MNASFNIDEIWLYVALAVCVLIGIYLFFLQSRYQRDAFELSQDLNKITEDFNQISQKYEHLSQEKNQLEQWAVQQQTKYESVCERLTERDSQLQRFQQKIELAEQQENQLERYINELKERIGSAQAKAESLEEQLQFSQSSLSHKESENQSLFSRLNEVQNELTELRTTLNEKQANFEQQQRNFVEVKQQLNMEFQHLAQQILEEKSKRFSETNQSSLEALLKPFKEQIEGFQKRVNEVHSESLKGSANLEAEIKRVLQIGVSMSEEAQNLATALKGNNKIAGNWGEVQLESALQSAGLLAGEHYQAQESFRDEEGRRFAPDFVVHLPDQKHLIIDSKVSLVAYDQAVRSEENFAIAQALDEHCRSLRSHIEGLSKKNYSALLGVKSPDFVLMFVPIEPAYIEAMKHDPQLFNFGYERNVILVSYTTLMPILRTVANLWRIERGNTEAREISEKAGEIYNQVCVVADRLAKLGNTLNTANNQYNQTVTSLVGRQGLIGKVERFQHLSSKASQIMPQVELLENEADTIKLEMVSRELLEE is encoded by the coding sequence ATGAACGCATCTTTCAATATTGATGAAATTTGGCTCTATGTTGCCCTTGCTGTTTGCGTGCTGATTGGCATTTATCTGTTTTTTTTGCAATCACGTTACCAGCGAGATGCCTTTGAGTTAAGCCAAGATCTCAACAAAATCACCGAAGATTTTAACCAAATCAGCCAAAAATATGAACATTTAAGCCAAGAGAAAAATCAGCTTGAACAATGGGCGGTGCAGCAGCAAACCAAATATGAATCGGTGTGTGAACGCCTAACCGAGCGAGATAGCCAACTTCAGCGTTTTCAACAAAAAATTGAGCTTGCCGAGCAGCAGGAAAATCAGCTGGAACGTTATATTAACGAGCTGAAAGAACGCATTGGCTCCGCTCAAGCAAAAGCCGAAAGTTTGGAAGAACAGTTACAGTTCAGCCAAAGTTCGCTTTCTCACAAAGAGAGTGAAAACCAATCTTTATTTAGCCGATTAAACGAGGTGCAAAACGAACTGACCGAATTACGCACCACACTAAACGAAAAACAGGCTAATTTTGAGCAGCAACAACGCAATTTTGTTGAAGTAAAACAACAGCTTAATATGGAATTCCAACATTTGGCACAACAGATTTTGGAAGAGAAAAGTAAGCGATTTAGCGAAACCAACCAAAGCTCGCTTGAGGCACTGCTCAAGCCGTTCAAGGAACAGATCGAAGGCTTTCAAAAGCGAGTGAATGAAGTGCATAGTGAATCACTCAAAGGCTCGGCGAATTTAGAGGCAGAAATTAAGCGTGTGCTACAAATTGGTGTTTCGATGTCGGAAGAGGCACAAAACCTTGCCACCGCCTTAAAAGGCAATAATAAAATTGCCGGCAACTGGGGCGAAGTACAACTAGAAAGTGCATTACAATCGGCAGGTTTGTTAGCAGGCGAGCATTACCAAGCCCAAGAGAGTTTTCGAGATGAAGAAGGACGGCGTTTTGCTCCCGATTTTGTGGTGCATCTACCTGACCAAAAACATCTGATTATTGATAGTAAAGTGTCGTTAGTCGCCTACGATCAAGCGGTCAGATCTGAAGAAAATTTTGCAATTGCTCAAGCCTTAGATGAACATTGCCGCTCGCTTAGAAGCCATATTGAGGGGCTTTCCAAGAAAAATTACAGTGCCTTATTAGGGGTGAAAAGCCCTGATTTTGTATTGATGTTTGTGCCAATTGAGCCAGCTTATATCGAGGCGATGAAGCACGATCCGCAACTGTTTAATTTTGGCTATGAACGCAACGTAATTTTGGTTTCTTACACCACGCTAATGCCCATTTTACGCACAGTAGCGAACTTATGGCGAATTGAACGAGGCAACACCGAGGCTCGAGAAATCAGCGAAAAAGCAGGTGAAATTTATAACCAAGTGTGTGTCGTGGCTGACCGTTTAGCCAAATTAGGTAATACGCTGAATACCGCAAATAATCAATATAATCAAACAGTTACCTCGCTCGTTGGGCGACAAGGCTTAATCGGCAAAGTGGAACGTTTTCAACATCTTTCCAGCAAAGCAAGCCAAATTATGCCGCAAGTGGAATTGTTGGAAAACGAGGCAGACACAATAAAATTGGAAATGGTGTCTAGGGAATTATTGGAAGAATAG
- a CDS encoding aminotransferase class IV family protein, which produces MCQFPLFETLSIIDGNIQNLPYHQQRFEQAVWEYFSCEPTFTLAQILVVPEAYQQGKVRCRIDYNASAFEITFFPYSPKQVERFRCVEVENWDYHLKFSDRKRFDLLNILQNEEVVIINNGNVSDCSIGNLLFLKDGVWYSPQDYLLKGTQLTRLLEEGKVYLTKITQADLGQYEKIMLINALNPFNECRALPCSQTYFCDLDRKV; this is translated from the coding sequence ATGTGCCAATTTCCTCTGTTTGAAACCCTTTCGATTATTGATGGAAACATTCAAAATTTACCCTATCATCAGCAACGTTTTGAACAAGCAGTGTGGGAATATTTTAGCTGTGAGCCAACTTTTACACTGGCACAGATTTTAGTTGTGCCAGAGGCTTATCAACAAGGCAAAGTACGCTGCCGAATTGATTATAATGCGTCAGCATTTGAGATAACATTTTTCCCTTACTCGCCAAAACAAGTTGAGCGTTTTCGTTGTGTAGAAGTAGAAAATTGGGATTATCATTTAAAATTTAGTGATCGCAAGCGGTTTGATTTACTCAATATTTTACAAAATGAAGAAGTGGTGATTATCAATAATGGCAATGTGAGTGATTGCTCCATTGGTAATTTGCTGTTTTTAAAAGATGGCGTTTGGTACAGCCCACAAGATTATTTGCTCAAAGGTACACAATTAACCCGATTGCTGGAAGAGGGGAAAGTGTATTTAACTAAAATCACTCAAGCTGATTTAGGACAATATGAAAAAATTATGCTGATTAATGCTCTCAATCCATTTAATGAATGTCGGGCGTTACCTTGCTCACAAACTTATTTTTGTGATCTGGATCGAAAAGTTTAA
- the prfA gene encoding peptide chain release factor 1 produces the protein MKDSIINKLESLSERHEELQALLGDASVIADQDKFRAYSKEYSQLEEVVGTFNRWKKLNNDIEEAQLLLDDPDMKDMAAEEIAENKAEIENLEQHLQILLLPKDPNDEYNAFLEIRAGTGGDEAGIFAGDLYRMYSRYCESKRWRIEEMSANESEQGGYKEIIVKISGEGVYGQLKFESGGHRVQRVPKTESQGRIHTSACTVAVMPELPESEMPEINPSDLRIDTYRSSGAGGQHVNTTDSAVRITHIPTGIVVECQDERSQHKNKAKAMAVLASRIVQVEQERQAAEQADTRRNLLGSGDRSDKIRTYNYPQGRVTDHRINLTVYRLDEVMNGKIDELIQPIITEYQADQLAALSDQN, from the coding sequence ATGAAAGATTCGATTATCAATAAATTAGAAAGTTTAAGCGAACGCCACGAAGAGTTACAAGCGCTCTTAGGCGATGCCTCAGTGATTGCAGATCAAGATAAATTCCGTGCTTATTCCAAAGAATATTCGCAATTAGAAGAAGTGGTTGGCACTTTCAACCGCTGGAAAAAGCTCAATAACGATATCGAAGAGGCTCAATTACTGCTTGACGACCCTGATATGAAAGATATGGCAGCGGAAGAAATTGCTGAAAATAAAGCTGAAATCGAAAATCTTGAGCAACATTTACAAATTTTATTACTGCCGAAAGATCCGAACGATGAATACAACGCCTTCCTTGAAATTCGTGCCGGTACAGGCGGCGATGAAGCTGGGATTTTCGCTGGTGATTTATACCGTATGTACAGCCGTTATTGCGAAAGTAAACGCTGGCGAATTGAAGAGATGTCGGCAAACGAAAGCGAACAGGGCGGATATAAAGAAATCATCGTTAAAATCAGCGGCGAGGGCGTTTACGGACAACTGAAATTTGAATCAGGCGGTCACCGTGTACAACGTGTACCGAAAACCGAATCACAAGGGCGTATTCACACCTCAGCTTGTACCGTTGCAGTAATGCCGGAATTGCCGGAAAGTGAAATGCCGGAAATTAATCCGTCAGATTTACGTATCGACACCTACCGTTCATCAGGTGCAGGTGGTCAGCACGTTAATACCACGGATTCTGCGGTGCGAATTACCCACATTCCAACCGGCATTGTAGTTGAGTGCCAAGATGAGCGTTCACAGCATAAAAACAAAGCTAAAGCAATGGCAGTGCTTGCCTCTCGCATCGTGCAAGTAGAACAAGAACGCCAAGCGGCAGAACAGGCAGATACACGCCGTAACTTACTCGGCTCGGGTGACCGTTCGGATAAAATCCGTACTTACAACTACCCACAAGGGCGTGTAACCGACCACCGTATCAACCTAACCGTTTACCGTTTAGATGAAGTAATGAACGGCAAAATTGATGAATTAATCCAGCCGATTATTACTGAATACCAAGCGGATCAGTTGGCTGCGTTATCGGATCAAAATTAA
- a CDS encoding SirB1 family protein: MDDIIEELLKELAEPKIKISDAELKKFLYREILRLTTLIDDTVNEQQVFGQMSALTKKARYNVNGEGDEERINQLLNLVYQEWGFHCYYEDYFHTENLLLNQVIKKRRGMPVSLGAIVLYLASVLDLPLYPVNFPTQLVLRAEMKQPNGATKVRFINPWNGEFISIEMLNKWLEGEMGFGVEVTPDLLRRAEPQELLERIETVFKMALTREGKYEETLRLIEYRLTMSPEDPYEIRDRGMVLASMDCYQAALEDINYFIDQCPEDPSAEILKMEVKGLEQKSQESLVH, translated from the coding sequence ATGGACGATATTATTGAAGAATTATTGAAAGAGTTGGCAGAGCCGAAAATTAAGATAAGTGATGCGGAGTTGAAAAAATTTCTGTATCGTGAAATTTTACGGCTCACTACGCTAATTGACGATACTGTAAATGAGCAACAAGTATTTGGGCAAATGTCTGCATTAACCAAAAAAGCTCGTTATAACGTTAATGGCGAAGGCGATGAAGAACGAATTAATCAACTGCTCAATTTAGTTTATCAAGAGTGGGGCTTTCATTGCTATTATGAGGATTATTTCCACACGGAAAATTTATTGCTCAATCAAGTTATCAAAAAACGCCGTGGAATGCCGGTTTCATTAGGAGCGATAGTGCTTTATTTAGCCTCTGTACTGGATTTACCACTTTACCCTGTAAACTTTCCAACGCAGTTGGTGTTAAGAGCAGAAATGAAACAGCCAAACGGAGCAACCAAAGTCCGCTTTATTAACCCCTGGAATGGCGAATTTATCAGCATTGAAATGCTCAACAAGTGGCTTGAAGGCGAAATGGGCTTTGGTGTGGAGGTTACACCTGATCTACTAAGACGAGCCGAACCACAAGAACTCCTTGAGCGGATTGAAACAGTGTTTAAAATGGCTCTTACCCGTGAAGGGAAATATGAGGAAACCTTGCGTTTGATTGAATACCGCTTAACAATGAGCCCTGAAGATCCGTATGAAATTCGGGATCGTGGAATGGTTTTGGCAAGTATGGATTGCTATCAAGCAGCGTTGGAAGATATTAATTATTTCATCGACCAATGCCCTGAAGATCCTTCCGCTGAAATTTTAAAAATGGAAGTCAAAGGCTTAGAGCAAAAAAGCCAAGAAAGTTTGGTGCATTAA
- the recX gene encoding recombination regulator RecX gives MTTISTTQTNKYTAVNYLLYLLSKRDYSEQELRQKLKQKEYDFGEIDEAIEKAQANNWQSDEHFCITFIRYRSMQGIGPRRLKQELKLKGIKDWLINQELENAEVDWFELAEQIFEKKRPLVWDLKAKQKMWRFMVSRGFYNDHFSHLMDIDYNSDEYE, from the coding sequence ATGACAACCATTTCTACAACCCAAACAAATAAATACACAGCAGTTAATTATCTGCTATATTTACTCTCAAAGCGTGATTACAGTGAGCAAGAGCTTCGTCAAAAACTAAAGCAAAAAGAATATGATTTTGGTGAAATTGATGAAGCAATAGAAAAAGCACAAGCCAATAATTGGCAAAGTGATGAACATTTTTGTATAACTTTTATTCGCTACCGTTCAATGCAAGGCATAGGTCCTCGTCGACTAAAGCAAGAATTAAAACTCAAAGGAATTAAAGATTGGCTAATTAACCAAGAACTCGAAAATGCAGAGGTAGATTGGTTTGAATTAGCAGAGCAAATTTTTGAGAAAAAACGACCGCTTGTATGGGATCTAAAAGCTAAGCAAAAAATGTGGCGGTTTATGGTTAGTCGTGGTTTTTACAATGATCATTTTAGTCATTTGATGGATATAGATTATAACAGTGATGAATATGAATAG
- a CDS encoding anthranilate synthase component II, with product MNKNLLIIDNHDSFTFNLVDLLRKIHIPTKVVLVEELNLDEVEQFSHILISPGPDVPRAYPQTFKMLERYHQSKSILGVCLGHQTICEFFGGTLYNLQNVRHGQQRTLSQIQPNPIFNGLPNTFQVGLYHSWGILQNSLENTPLVATAVCDQNVLMAFKHQNLPIYGVQFHPESFITEYGKQMLENWLAIEQDF from the coding sequence ATGAACAAAAACCTATTAATCATCGACAATCACGACTCTTTTACTTTCAACTTGGTGGATTTATTACGCAAAATCCATATTCCAACCAAAGTAGTATTAGTGGAAGAACTCAACCTAGACGAAGTGGAGCAATTTAGCCATATTCTGATTTCGCCCGGTCCTGATGTACCGAGGGCTTACCCACAAACATTTAAAATGTTAGAACGCTATCACCAAAGTAAATCGATTTTGGGCGTGTGCTTGGGGCATCAAACGATTTGCGAATTTTTTGGCGGTACTTTGTATAATCTGCAAAATGTGCGACACGGGCAGCAACGCACGTTAAGCCAAATTCAGCCGAACCCGATTTTTAACGGCTTGCCGAATACCTTTCAAGTGGGCTTGTACCACTCTTGGGGCATTTTGCAAAATTCTTTGGAAAATACACCGCTTGTTGCCACCGCAGTGTGCGACCAAAACGTGCTGATGGCATTTAAACACCAAAATTTACCGATTTACGGCGTGCAATTTCACCCCGAATCCTTTATTACCGAATATGGTAAGCAAATGTTGGAAAATTGGCTTGCAATTGAACAAGATTTTTAG
- the prmC gene encoding peptide chain release factor N(5)-glutamine methyltransferase, with translation MDPNFSYQWQFGIKPNTLANLVVAGRKTATCSGYCFYALENQPLPQKGEKHIVLDSQNQAVVCIQLEEVFIERFNEVTEEFALAEGEGDYQSWKIAHRTFFKGELGREIDEHFEVVCERFYAVNIFPKTYAEWLTFAEQTLLENAENNPFLDAKFDANLLLQAVTKRTKPAIFAFSETLLTQNELKQLAEKLARRANGEPMAYILGEREFWSLPLKVSTATLIPRPDTERLVELALEYAYKRLENQKNLQILDLGTGTGAIALALASELGDKAQIIGVDFQHNAVQLAEENRQNLGFSNVKFLQSDWFGSLENQHFDLIVSNPPYIDENDENLTVGDVRFEPLTALVADNNGLSDLQKIIENAPLYLKPQGALMLEHGWQQGEQVRNLFDLNLWENITTAQDYGGNDRVTQAILK, from the coding sequence ATGGATCCCAATTTCTCTTATCAGTGGCAATTTGGCATAAAGCCCAACACCTTAGCCAATCTCGTGGTTGCCGGTAGAAAGACAGCAACTTGCTCTGGTTACTGCTTTTATGCGTTAGAAAATCAACCGCTTCCACAAAAAGGCGAAAAACATATCGTATTAGATAGCCAAAATCAAGCTGTCGTGTGTATTCAGCTGGAGGAAGTCTTCATAGAACGCTTTAATGAAGTCACAGAAGAGTTTGCTCTTGCTGAAGGAGAAGGCGACTATCAATCTTGGAAAATTGCCCACCGCACTTTTTTTAAAGGGGAACTTGGTAGGGAGATTGATGAACACTTTGAAGTGGTTTGCGAACGGTTTTATGCGGTAAATATTTTCCCCAAAACTTATGCGGAATGGCTCACTTTTGCTGAACAAACATTGCTCGAAAATGCTGAAAACAACCCTTTTTTAGATGCCAAATTCGATGCGAATTTGCTCCTACAAGCAGTTACTAAGCGGACAAAACCGGCAATTTTTGCTTTTAGTGAAACTCTCTTAACTCAGAATGAGCTAAAACAACTTGCCGAAAAATTAGCAAGACGTGCAAACGGCGAGCCAATGGCATATATTTTGGGAGAACGAGAGTTTTGGTCGTTGCCGTTGAAGGTTTCGACCGCAACGCTTATCCCTCGCCCAGATACCGAGCGTTTGGTTGAGCTCGCATTGGAATATGCCTACAAGAGGTTAGAAAATCAGAAAAATTTGCAAATTTTGGATTTAGGCACAGGCACAGGGGCGATTGCGTTAGCTCTTGCCAGTGAATTAGGCGATAAAGCTCAAATTATCGGGGTGGATTTTCAACATAATGCGGTGCAACTCGCAGAAGAAAATCGCCAAAACCTTGGGTTTAGCAACGTGAAATTTCTACAGAGCGATTGGTTCGGCTCGCTTGAAAATCAACATTTTGACTTGATTGTCTCTAACCCGCCCTATATTGACGAAAACGATGAAAATTTAACAGTTGGCGATGTACGTTTTGAACCTTTAACCGCATTAGTTGCCGATAACAATGGGTTGAGCGATTTGCAAAAAATTATTGAAAATGCACCGCTTTACTTAAAACCACAAGGGGCATTAATGCTTGAACACGGCTGGCAGCAGGGTGAGCAGGTCAGAAATTTATTTGATTTGAATTTGTGGGAAAACATCACAACCGCTCAAGATTACGGTGGTAATGATAGAGTGACCCAAGCAATCCTAAAATAA
- a CDS encoding aminodeoxychorismate synthase component I — protein sequence MQHFIQTANDYGKQKRPFFFLIDFEQQKPRIFPLENAATSGLFFDFFCKSNVEKPFKKNDKPFEFSAIPMDFADYQAGFELVKKEIQAGNSYLLNLTYPTSIQTNYSLADIFAASQAKYKCYFDRQFVCFSPECFVRIENNKIFSYPMKGTINANEENAEQRLMTSEKESTEHNTIVDLIRNDLALVAKNIEVTKYRYIEKVQTHRGTILQTSSEICGELAENWQENIGSILAALLPAGSISGAPKEKTVSIIQQAERGKRGYYTGIFGYFDGESLESAVTIRYIEQAADGLLFRSGGGITSQSVLEQEYNEILEKVYVPISSV from the coding sequence ATGCAACATTTTATTCAAACAGCCAATGATTATGGCAAGCAAAAGCGACCGTTTTTCTTTTTAATTGATTTTGAACAGCAAAAACCGCGTATTTTTCCGTTAGAAAACGCAGCAACAAGCGGTCTTTTTTTTGACTTTTTTTGCAAATCGAATGTAGAAAAACCGTTTAAAAAAAATGATAAACCTTTTGAGTTTTCAGCCATACCAATGGATTTTGCCGATTACCAAGCCGGCTTTGAATTAGTGAAAAAAGAGATTCAGGCGGGCAACAGTTATTTGCTGAATTTAACCTACCCAACTTCCATTCAAACTAACTACAGTTTGGCGGACATTTTTGCGGCAAGCCAAGCTAAATATAAGTGCTATTTTGACAGGCAGTTCGTCTGCTTTTCGCCGGAGTGCTTTGTGCGGATTGAAAATAACAAAATTTTTTCTTATCCGATGAAAGGCACTATTAATGCGAATGAAGAAAATGCTGAACAGAGATTGATGACTTCAGAAAAAGAGTCTACCGAACATAATACTATTGTGGATTTGATCCGAAATGATCTTGCTTTAGTTGCAAAAAATATTGAAGTTACAAAATATCGCTATATTGAGAAAGTGCAAACTCATCGTGGGACAATTTTGCAGACAAGTTCCGAGATTTGCGGTGAACTGGCAGAAAATTGGCAGGAAAATATCGGATCTATTTTAGCCGCTTTATTACCTGCGGGTTCTATTAGTGGAGCTCCAAAAGAGAAAACCGTTTCCATCATTCAACAGGCAGAACGAGGCAAACGTGGTTATTACACAGGCATTTTTGGCTATTTTGATGGCGAAAGTTTAGAGAGTGCAGTGACCATTCGTTACATCGAGCAAGCCGCAGACGGATTATTGTTCCGCAGCGGCGGTGGTATTACCTCGCAAAGTGTGTTGGAACAGGAATATAACGAAATTTTAGAGAAAGTCTATGTGCCAATTTCCTCTGTTTGA